The proteins below come from a single Mya arenaria isolate MELC-2E11 chromosome 8, ASM2691426v1 genomic window:
- the LOC128242794 gene encoding tubulin beta-4B chain-like: MREIVHIQAGQCGNQIGAKFWEVISDEHGIDPTGTYHGDSDLQLERINVYYNEATGGKYVPRAILVDLEPGTMDSVRSGPFGQVFRPDNFVFGQSGAGNNWAKGHYTEGAELVDSVLDVVRKEAESCDCLQGFQLTHSLGGGTGSGMGTLLISKIREEYPDRIMMTFSVVPSPKVSDTVVEPYNATLSVHQLVENTDETYCIDNEALYDICFRTLKLTTPTYGDLNHLVSATMSGVTTCLRFPGQLNADLRKLAVNMVPFPRLHFFLTGFAPLTSRGSQQYRALTVPELTQQMFDAKNMMAACDPRHGRYLTVAAMFRGRMSMKEVDEQMLNVQNKNSSYFVEWIPNNVKTAVCDIPPRGLKMSGTFVGNSTCIQELFKRISEQFTAMFRRKAFLHWYTGEGMDEMEFTEAESNMNDLVSEYQQYQDATAEEEGEFDEEDEDEQHGTKDEY; this comes from the exons ATGCGTGAAATTGTCCACATTCAAGCCGGACAGTGCGGAAACCAGATCGGCGCTAAG TTCTGGGAGGTGATTTCGGACGAGCATGGTATCGACCCCACTGGCACATACCATGGAGATTCTGACCTCCAGCTGGAGAGAATCAACGTCTATTACAATGAAGCCACTGGTGGCAAGTACGTGCCCCGTGCCATCCTTGTGGATCTCGAGCCCGGCACCATGGATTCCGTGAGGTCCGGACCGTTTGGACAAGTGTTCCGACCTGACAACTTCGTGTTCGGACAGAGCGGCGCCGGCAACAACTGGGCTAAGGGCCACTACACAGAGGGCGCTGAGCTCGTCGACTCCGTCCTTGACGTTGTACGCAAGGAAGCAGAGAGCTGCGACTGTCTGCAAGGATTCCAGCTGACACATTCCCTCGGCGGCGGCACCGGGTCCGGCATGGGCACTCTGCTCATTAGCAAGATTCGTGAGGAATACCCCGACAGAATCATGATGACTTTCTCTGTCGTACCATCACCAAAG GTGTCCGATACAGTCGTTGAACCTTACAATGCCACCCTGTCCGTTCACCAGCTGGTCGAGAACACGGACGAAACATACTGCATCGACAACGAAGCTCTCTACGACATCTGCTTCAGGACGCTCAAACTGACCACCCCGACCTATGGTGACCTGAACCATCTCGTCTCTGCCACAATGTCAGGTGTAACCACATGCCTCCGATTCCCCGGTCAGCTGAATGCCGATCTACGTAAACTGGCCGTCAATATGGTGCCCTTCCCCCGTCTCCACTTCTTCTTGACTGGTTTCGCCCCTCTTACCTCTCGTGGCAGTCAGCAGTACCGTGCCCTCACCGTCCCCGAGCTCACTCAGCAGATGTTCGACGCGAAAAACATGATGGCCGCCTGCGACCCGCGTCACGGCAGGTATCTGACTGTAGCCGCCATGTTCCGTGGACGCATGTCGATGAAGGAGGTCGACGAGCAGATGCTGAACGTCCAAAACAAGAACAGCAGCTATTTCGTTGAATGGATTCCAAACAACGTGAAGACAGCTGTCTGCGACATCCCGCCTCGCGGTTTGAAAATGTCCGGTACGTTCGTGGGTAACAGTACTTGCATCCAGGAGCTGTTTAAGCGCATCTCTGAGCAGTTCACCGCCATGTTCCGGCGCAAGGCTTTCCTCCACTGGTACACTGGCGAGGGCATGGACGAGATGGAGTTCACTGAGGCGGAATCGAACATGAACGACCTAGTGTCCGAGTACCAGCAGTATCAGGACGCCACCGCCGAGGAGGAGGGAGAATTCGATGAGGAAGACGAAGACGAACAACATGGAACTAAGGACGAGTACTGA